A genome region from Cryptosporidium parvum Iowa II chromosome 8, whole genome shotgun sequence includes the following:
- a CDS encoding hypothetical protein (with signal peptide, within telomeric locus of cryptosporidium-specific predicted secreted proteins) gives MCMLKMLHSNKKMGNNKGLISWLFLSTVTFTVLVLSISYIGNQLSMMARAGGGGGGELVQLNQLADASLLKLRSSSRGSGGAGGRGRNGLSSEDEDEDEDEDEDERRRRIRWEREGLGENCGYFFGKNKDGGKDGKPRGGTPSAPDLSDPPNSGARPKVRSGGSTSPQSSLRRGTGGDPPQSFPHIGGYNADLKTLRQSIQTLRENARKRRGESDGADATPSTSSGFDEDKLGVIFLELLGDPEVTGLYQLFLETAPKEEQKSLEEMITESGLQKEKLLQKLTRYVQ, from the coding sequence atgTGTATGTTGAAAATGTTGCActcaaataaaaagatgGGTAATAATAAGGGTTTAATTTCATGGCTGTTTTTATCAACAGTCACTTTTACAGTATTAGTTTTGTCAATAAGCTATATTGGAAATCAATTGAGCATGATGGCGCGAGCGGGTGGGGGGGGGGGGGGTGAATTAGTTCAATTGAATCAATTGGCAGATGCCTCGCTTTTGAAGCTACGAAGTTCGAGTAGAGGATCTGGTGGCGCAGGCGGGCGTGGTAGAAATGGGTTAAGTAgtgaagatgaagatgaagatgaagatgaagatgaagatgagAGACGAAGACGTATAAGGTGGGAACGAGAGGGCTTGGGTGAAAATTGTGGTTACTTCTTTGGAAAGAATAAAGATGGTGGAAAGGATGGAAAACCTCGTGGCGGGACTCCAAGTGCACCTGATTTGTCTGACCCCCCTAATTCAGGAGCGAGACCAAAAGTAAGGTCAGGTGGTAGTACATCACCCCAATCTAGTTTAAGGCGAGGAACTGGTGGTGATCCACCTCAATCCTTCCCTCATATTGGAGGTTATAATGCTGATTTGAAAACATTGCGACAAAGTATTCAAACATTAAGGGAAAATGCTCGAAAAAGACGAGGAGAGAGTGACGGAGCAGATGCTACTCCAAGTACAAGTAGTGGATTTGATGAAGATAAGCTAGGAGtgatatttttggaattacTGGGGGATCCAGAAGTAACCGGTCTTTATCAACTGTTTTTGGAAACGGCTCCTAAAGAAGAACAAAAATCTCTTGAAGAAATGATTACAGAATCTGGTTTACAGAAGGAAAAGTTGTTACAGAAACTAACTAGGTATGTGCAATAA